Genomic DNA from Myxococcales bacterium:
AAGGCCGCGGCGGGCGAGCGAGCAACGCGGCATGCTTCGTAGCCCTGGTATGCCCAGCGCGCCAAACGAGGTCATCGACTACGCCGCGCGCCATCTGGTGATCGGCGCCGGCTTCGCGGGGCTTGGCGTTGCCGCCGCGCTCGGGCGTGCGGGCATCGCCTTTGACGTCGTTGAGGCGGCCGATGACGTCGGCGGCAACTGGTACCATGGCGTCTACGATTCGGTTCATATCATTTCGTCGCGCAAGACCACGGAGTATGCGGAATGGCCAATGCCCGCGACGTGGCCGGATTTCCCAAGCGGCGCGCAGATGCTGAGCTATCTGCGCGGCTACGCCGACCAGTTCGATGTGCGCCGCCATATTGAGTTCAACACCCGCGCGGTGAAGGTGAGCCCGGCTGGCGATCGGTGGCGCGTCGAGCTGCGGCACGCCGATGGTCGGCAAGACGAGGTGCGGATTTATGGCGGCGTCGTGGTGTGCAATGGGCATCACTGGGACAAACGCATGCCGGCGTACCCGGGTGCATTTGCCGGCCCGTTGCTTCACGCGAAAGGCTACAAATCGTCTGAACTGCTGCGCGGCCAGCGCGTGCTGGTGATCGGCGGCGGTAACTCCGCGTGCGATATCGCGGTGGCCGCCGCGCGCGTCGGCGCCGCCGCCCACCTGAGCCTGCGCCGCGGTTACTGGTTTTTGCCCAAGACGGTTTTCGGACGGCCGCTGGTCGAGGCCTTGCCGCATTGGCTGCCCGAGCGCGCGCAGCGCCTCGTCGTAAAAGCGCTAGCCCGCGTTTTTGTTGGATCGTATGAAGCGTACGGCTTGCCCCGGCCCGATCATGAGCCCTTCGCACATCACCCGACGATCAACTCAGAATTGCTCTACGAGCTTAAAAATGGCCGCATCGCACCGCATGGCGACGTCGCGCGCTTTGACGGCCTGCGCGTCGAATTTGTCGACGGCACGTCCATCGAGGTCGACTTGGTGATTTGCGCGACGGGGTATCATGTTAGCTTTCCGTGCGTGGACGCTGAGGTCATTCCCTTTGAGGGCGGCATGCCCGACCTCATCGCCGGCATGTTGCCGCGTCATCACCGCAACCTCTATGTCTTTGGCCTTGGGCAGCCGCGTTATGGCGCAGGTCCGCTCATCAGCGCCGGCGCGGCGTTGCTCGCCGAAATGATCGCGGTGCAGCCTGGGCTGCAGCGACCACTCGGGCAGATCATGGCCAGGCTGGGCGTTAAGCCGCCGCGCAGCTACCTCGCCAATCCGCATAAATCCTTGCGCCAGGCACGGCTGGGACGTCGGCTGATGCGGCACTTGCCAACGCTTGAGCGTCGATTGTTTTCCGGGGTTGGCGAAGGGGCGCGCTCGTCATGAACGTCGTCATCACCGGCGCGGGCTCCGGCATTGGCCGCGCGACGGCGGCGCGACTGGCAGCGCGAGGCGACCGCGTCTTGCTGTGCGACGTGAATGAACGCGCGCTTTCGAGCGTCGTCGATGAACTCGGCGAGGCGGTGCTGTTTGCGGCGGTGGTCGACGTCGCCGATGCGTCGCAAATGGAGCGGTTTGCCCAGGATGCGCTCGCCGCGTGCGCGGATACCGGCGGCGTAGGCGCCTTGGTCAATAATGCTGGCGTCGCCCACGTTGGCGGCTTGCTTGAAACGACGCTCGCGCAGTGGGATTGGCTGCTCGGCGTCAACCTGCGGGGCGTGATCCACGGTTGCCACTTTTTCGCGCCGGCGATGGTGAGCGCGGGGCGCGGCGTGATCGTCAATGTCGCCAGCGTGCTCGGCTTTACGCCGCTGGGTTCCTCAGTGGCGTACGTGGCGAGCAAGTTCGCCGTCATGGGGCTGTCGCAGTCGCTGCATCGCGAGCTGGCACCCAAGGGCGTCGCCGTCTGCGCGATTTGTCCTGGCCTGATCGCGACCAATATTATGGGCGATGCGACCTTTAGCGACGAGGCGGCCGCGCAGGCCCAACGCGGCAAATTGCAACGATGGTTCGCCAAGGCTGGCGCGTCGCCTGACGTGGTAGCGGCCGCCATCGTCGTCGCGCTAAGCAAGCCACGGCCAGTGATTCCCGTGACCAAGGCGGCATGGTTGTTGTGGGCGCATGCGCATGTCGTGCCGGAAAACGCCGCGGCGCGGTTGGCGACGTGGGTGCAGGCGTGGAACAAGCGGCTATAGCGCTTAGTCTCAAATGGTATCCGCGCCGACCTACCGGCAGGTGAGCGCACGTGTCTTCCTGCTCGCAGGCACGGCGTGTCCGTGGTGAACGGCAGGTGAGCGCACATGTCTTCCTGCTCGCAGATAGCGACCCTCCGGGGCGCAGCGAGACGGCTGTGGTATCCACATCCCTCGGCGCTACGAACACCATCGTGCAATCTATGCTCGCGGAAGAAACGTGCGCCACCTGCCGGTAGGCCCTTGCGTCGTGGAAGCAGCGCGCCGCTGACTTTTGCTCTGCCTGTTTAGGCAGGTTAGATCAAGCTTGGAGCGGCCGACGTGACCAGCTTGAGAAACTCTTCGCGCGTCGCTTGTTCGAGAAACACGCCGCGCACCGCGCTGGTGACCAGCCGCGCCTCGTGGGCGCCGACGCCGCGGGCGGCCATGCACATGTGCATGCCCTCGACGTAGGCGGCAGATCCTTGGCTGTCGAGCTGATCGTGCAGCGTCACGGCAAGCTCGTGCGTGAGGTCTTCTTGCAGCTTGGGCCCGCGCGAGAGCAAGCGCACCAGGCGCGACATTTTCGAGAGGCCGAGCACCTTGCGCGTCGGAATATAGGCGACCGAGATGCGGTAAATCACGGGCAAGAGATGATGCGGACACACGCCAAACGCTACATTCCCGCGTGAAATCACCATCTCGCCGTATTTGGCGGGAAAGGTCTTGTCGAGCAAGGCCTGCACCTCGGCGCGCGCCTGATTGTGGTCATGCGAGAGCTCGTGAAATCCCTTGGCGGCGCGTTCCGCCGTTTCGCGGAAGTTCTCATCGGCGACGTCGTAGCCGAGCTCGCCGAGGCCGGTGAGGATGCTGCGAAAGCCCTGCGTAAACAGCTGCAGCGCCTTTTCGTTGTAGTCCATGCCTGCTTATATGACCCGATCTTCGAGATGCGCAAGCAGCGTGGCCGTGGATGTCGCGATGCCCTTGGCGCGCGCCTGCGCCGGCGATAGCCAAGCGAGCTTGTCATAGGCCTCGGTCTTGCCGAGCACGAGTGGCGTGCTACCCTTAGCCGCCCAGCGCGCCGACCGCACCGAAATCATGAGGCGGCGATGCGAGAGGTCTTGCTGGTGCGACGCGACCTCGCGACCTACCACGATCGGCGCCCGCAACACGGCGCGCGCGGCGGCCAGCGTCGCGCCCTGGGGCAGCTCCCACATGCCGCCAAAGAGCCCAGCAGGCGTGCGGCGGGCAAACAGCACCCGCGCCGCGTGGTGCATAAAAAGCGCCACGCTGGTCAAGCGCGGCAATTCATCGCCCCGCTTGCGTCGTGGCATAACGGGCAGCGAACCGACCAGGCCATTGCGCAGCGCGACGCAATGTCCGGAAACCGGACATGTGTCGCATGCGGGCGAGGTGGGTGTGCACACCGTAGCGCCGAGCTCCATGATCGCCTGATTGAGTTCACCGGCGGGTAGCGCCGCTGGCAAGTCCTGCATCACGCTCGCGCCATGGGCCCACAACACCTTTTGCGTCGAGGCCGCCTTGATGTCGGCCTTGATCGCAAAGAGCCGCGCGAAGACCCGCGCGACGTTGCCGTCGACCAAGGGCACGCGCTCGCCAAACGCAATCGAGGCGATGGCGCCAGCGGTATACGGCCCAATCCCGGGCACCTCCCGCAAGCGCAGCGCCGAGCTGGGCATGCGGCCGCCAAACTTTGCCTCGATAAGCTGGGCCCCGCGCTGGAGGTTGCGCGCGCGGCTGTAGTAGCCAAGCCCCGCCCACCGCGCGAGCACGTCGTCGAGCGGCGCGTCGGCCAGCGCTCCCACCGATGGGAAGGCCGCGAGCCACGCCTGCCAGTAAGGAATTACCGTCGCGACGCGGGTTTGCTGCAGCATCACCTCCGAGACCCAAATCGCGTATGGATCGCGGGTCTGTCGCCACGGCAAATCGCGCCGATGCTTGCGGTACCAGGCGACCAAGGCCTTAGCCAGCGCGCGATGGTTTTGATCGCTAGGGCGCGACATCGAACGATAGGATGATGAGCCCGCGCGTCGCGTCCGCGACGTAGACGAGCTGGCCGATAGGATCGTAATCTATGCCGACAGCGCCTTCAAAAAAGCTGGCGCCTTCGGCGGCGGGATACCCTGGCCACGTATTGTACCAAGCCACCAGCGCGGGGGTTTCGGGCACTGAGATGTCGAGCACGCGGATGCCATCTTGGTAGTGCGAGATAAATACCAGCGGCCCAAAGGCCATGATGTTGTGAATGGAGACCTCGGGCCGGGTCTGCCATTCGCTGATGATCGAGAGAAATCCCGGCGTATTTTCGGTGACGTCCACGAGGTAGGCATGGGCGCCATATTGCTCGTCGCCGGTAATTGCGACGTCGCGATCGCCGATGGTGGTTACCCAGCACGAGTGGTTGGTGTTTTCGCCATAGCCGGTAAAGGCATCGACGCGCGTGGGCGCCGTGGGGTCGCTAACGTCGACAATTACCATGCCGGAGTTCCAATAGTTTAGGTAGGCACGGTCGCCCGAGACATAGAGATCGTGCAGATAGTGGCTGGCGCTGTTTATGCGCAATTCGCCCAGCTTCACCGGCGCCGTGGGATCGGCGATATCGTAGATCTCAACGCCGCGTCGGGTGTTGGCGAGATAGGCCTTGCTGGCGTCGATGAACAGCGTATGCACCTCGACGCTGTCGCCAAGCTGCGTCGGCTCGCCCATGGTGGTGACCTCGCTTGGGTTTGCCGGGTCGGAGACGTTGATGACCACCGCGCCGCTGCCACTGCCCGCCATGATGGCGTAGACCTGGTTGCCGGGGCCCGTCGTCACCTTGACGTCGTTGTAGATTTCGCCGGCGGTGCGGACGTCGAGGTGGCCGAGCTGAATTGGTGCGGCGGGATTGCCGACATCGACGATGTCGAGGCCGCCGTGGTAATTGGCCATATACGCGATGCCATCGCGCACGCGCACGTTGACGCTGATGTCACTCCACGCCTCGGGCCTAAATTCGCCGAGCAGCGTGAGCCCCTGCGCGGGCGCCTCATCGAGCGGCTCGACGCGGGTGGCAAACACCTCGCCCAGCAGGGCGCTCATCGACACATTGCCTTCGCCATCCTCGCTGCTAAAGATAAAGGCGAGCTGCCCGTGCCACGTGCCCTGGGCATCGACGCGGCAGAAGAACATGGCGGTTTGATACTGGCCATTGTCGCGCAAGGTGAAGAAGTAGTCGTCGGTGGCGCTGACGCTGACGACGGAGTGCCCGTTTTGCTGCACGGCTAGCGCGCCTCCTTGGGCGGCATCAATGCGCATGGTCAGCTGGTTGGAAAATTGGTCCGCGTCGTAGCGTCCGTGAAAGATGCCAGGCGTCGCCTGCCCCGCCATGCTGCCGGCCACGCAATGACGGCGGCTAAAGCCTTCCGGCGTGGTGTAATTCGGCTCGCCGGGTAGCGGCACGGTCGGCGGCTCAGTTGGCGGGCGGTTGTCGCTGCACGCGGCGAGCGCGGCCGCGATGACAACAGCCCAGCGGGTAGGCGCAAGCAAGTGCATTCCAAGCATGCTCCGACCGTAGCCGGGCGAGCCGCCTCGCACAAGGGCGCGCGGACTGGCCGGCGCCCACCTCGCCCTAGAAGCCGTAGCCGATGCGAAAGTAGCCGTTAAATGAGACGGGCTCAGAGTAGCCGTACTCGTCCTCCTCGACGCCAAACAAACGCACGGGTCCCGCCGCGGCGACCACCGAGAACCCACTATCCCAGGTGCGTTGCCAACCCATCAGCACTTGCAGCCCGGTCTCGCCATAGTCGTCGATGCTGCGGTGCATGAGGCCCGGCTCGATGAAGAATCCTTGGTAGACGCGCTTCAGATAGAGCGGGGTCGAGACGCTAAACTCGGCGCCGTCGCCGCCATTGTCGATGAGGTCGTACAGCGTGAGGTCGCCCTTG
This window encodes:
- a CDS encoding NAD(P)-binding domain-containing protein, coding for MLRSPGMPSAPNEVIDYAARHLVIGAGFAGLGVAAALGRAGIAFDVVEAADDVGGNWYHGVYDSVHIISSRKTTEYAEWPMPATWPDFPSGAQMLSYLRGYADQFDVRRHIEFNTRAVKVSPAGDRWRVELRHADGRQDEVRIYGGVVVCNGHHWDKRMPAYPGAFAGPLLHAKGYKSSELLRGQRVLVIGGGNSACDIAVAAARVGAAAHLSLRRGYWFLPKTVFGRPLVEALPHWLPERAQRLVVKALARVFVGSYEAYGLPRPDHEPFAHHPTINSELLYELKNGRIAPHGDVARFDGLRVEFVDGTSIEVDLVICATGYHVSFPCVDAEVIPFEGGMPDLIAGMLPRHHRNLYVFGLGQPRYGAGPLISAGAALLAEMIAVQPGLQRPLGQIMARLGVKPPRSYLANPHKSLRQARLGRRLMRHLPTLERRLFSGVGEGARSS
- a CDS encoding SDR family NAD(P)-dependent oxidoreductase, producing the protein MNVVITGAGSGIGRATAARLAARGDRVLLCDVNERALSSVVDELGEAVLFAAVVDVADASQMERFAQDALAACADTGGVGALVNNAGVAHVGGLLETTLAQWDWLLGVNLRGVIHGCHFFAPAMVSAGRGVIVNVASVLGFTPLGSSVAYVASKFAVMGLSQSLHRELAPKGVAVCAICPGLIATNIMGDATFSDEAAAQAQRGKLQRWFAKAGASPDVVAAAIVVALSKPRPVIPVTKAAWLLWAHAHVVPENAAARLATWVQAWNKRL
- a CDS encoding GTP cyclohydrolase I, which translates into the protein MDYNEKALQLFTQGFRSILTGLGELGYDVADENFRETAERAAKGFHELSHDHNQARAEVQALLDKTFPAKYGEMVISRGNVAFGVCPHHLLPVIYRISVAYIPTRKVLGLSKMSRLVRLLSRGPKLQEDLTHELAVTLHDQLDSQGSAAYVEGMHMCMAARGVGAHEARLVTSAVRGVFLEQATREEFLKLVTSAAPSLI
- the mutY gene encoding A/G-specific adenine glycosylase, whose translation is MSRPSDQNHRALAKALVAWYRKHRRDLPWRQTRDPYAIWVSEVMLQQTRVATVIPYWQAWLAAFPSVGALADAPLDDVLARWAGLGYYSRARNLQRGAQLIEAKFGGRMPSSALRLREVPGIGPYTAGAIASIAFGERVPLVDGNVARVFARLFAIKADIKAASTQKVLWAHGASVMQDLPAALPAGELNQAIMELGATVCTPTSPACDTCPVSGHCVALRNGLVGSLPVMPRRKRGDELPRLTSVALFMHHAARVLFARRTPAGLFGGMWELPQGATLAAARAVLRAPIVVGREVASHQQDLSHRRLMISVRSARWAAKGSTPLVLGKTEAYDKLAWLSPAQARAKGIATSTATLLAHLEDRVI